A part of Amblyraja radiata isolate CabotCenter1 chromosome 35, sAmbRad1.1.pri, whole genome shotgun sequence genomic DNA contains:
- the cnn1 gene encoding calponin-1 isoform X2 produces the protein MSAHFNKGPAYGLSAEVNRKIAQKYDPQKDEDLRRWIEDVIGVALHESFMDGLKNGIVLCNLINKLQPGSVKKISDSPQNWHQLENIGNFLKAITKYGVKLHDSFEANDLYENCNLTQVQTTLMALASLAKTKGYHTKSDIGIRYAEKQHRVFNNETLKAGQNIIGLQMGTNKFASQQGMTAYGTRRHLYDSKTGVEKPLDQTTISLQMGTNKGASQAGMTAPGTRRHIVDSKMGTEKFDSSIVSLQMGTNQGASQKGMTVYGLSRQVCDAKYCSPSNFPNEDGIQLACDSEYRECNNPDYKQIQSTDGNRPRQIYQDFE, from the exons ATGTCAGCGCATTTCAACAAGGGCCCTGCATATGGGCTGTCAGCGGAGGTGAACCGTAAG ATTGCCCAGAAGTACGACCCACAAAAAGATGAGGATCTCCGGAGATGGATTGAAGATGTCATTGGAGTGGCTCTTCATGAAAGCTTCATGGATGGGCTGAAGAATGGAATTGTATTGTGCAA CCTAATAAATAAACTACAACCTGGCTCCGTGAAGAAGATTAGTGACTCCCCACAGAACTGGCATCAG TTGGAGAATATCGGAAACTTCCTCAAAGCAATCACAAAATATGGTGTGAAGCTTCACGACAGTTTTGAGGCCAACGACTTGTATGAGAATTGCAACTTGACCCAAGTTCAGACCACACTCATGGCCCTAGCCAGCTTG GCAAAGACGAAAGGGTACCACACCAAATCGGATATTGGTATCAGATATGCAGAAAAGCAGCATCGAGTTTTTAATAATGAGACACTGAAAGCAGGACAGAACATCATTGGACTTCAG ATGGGGACAAATAAATTTGCCAGCCAGCAGGGTATGACAGCCTACGGTACCAGACGGCATCTGTATGATTCTAAAACCGGAGTGGAGAAGCCTCTTGACCAGACAACCATTAGCCTCCAAATGGGAACCAACAAAGGAGCATCACAG GCTGGAATGACAGCACCGGGGACACGGAGACACATTGTTGACAGCAAGATGGGCACTGAAAAATTTGACTCCAGTATCGTGTCACTACAGATGGGAACAAATCAGGGGGCCTCACAGAAAGGAATGACTGTGTATGGGCTAAGCCGGCAGGTATGTGATGCAAAGTACTGCTCCCCTTCCAACTTCCCCAACGAAGACGGCATCCAGTTGGCCTGCGACTCAGAATACAGAGAGTGCAACAACCCAGACTACAAACAAATCCAGTCCACGGATGGCAATCGCCCAAGGCAAATCTATCAGGACTTTGAGTAA
- the cnn1 gene encoding calponin-1 isoform X1, protein MSAHFNKGPAYGLSAEVNRKIAQKYDPQKDEDLRRWIEDVIGVALHESFMDGLKNGIVLCNLINKLQPGSVKKISDSPQNWHQLENIGNFLKAITKYGVKLHDSFEANDLYENCNLTQVQTTLMALASLVSASTVTTLIKMLCNYLIEPLTHSSLAAKVISYFTQAKTKGYHTKSDIGIRYAEKQHRVFNNETLKAGQNIIGLQMGTNKFASQQGMTAYGTRRHLYDSKTGVEKPLDQTTISLQMGTNKGASQAGMTAPGTRRHIVDSKMGTEKFDSSIVSLQMGTNQGASQKGMTVYGLSRQVCDAKYCSPSNFPNEDGIQLACDSEYRECNNPDYKQIQSTDGNRPRQIYQDFE, encoded by the exons ATGTCAGCGCATTTCAACAAGGGCCCTGCATATGGGCTGTCAGCGGAGGTGAACCGTAAG ATTGCCCAGAAGTACGACCCACAAAAAGATGAGGATCTCCGGAGATGGATTGAAGATGTCATTGGAGTGGCTCTTCATGAAAGCTTCATGGATGGGCTGAAGAATGGAATTGTATTGTGCAA CCTAATAAATAAACTACAACCTGGCTCCGTGAAGAAGATTAGTGACTCCCCACAGAACTGGCATCAG TTGGAGAATATCGGAAACTTCCTCAAAGCAATCACAAAATATGGTGTGAAGCTTCACGACAGTTTTGAGGCCAACGACTTGTATGAGAATTGCAACTTGACCCAAGTTCAGACCACACTCATGGCCCTAGCCAGCTTGGTAAGTGCCTCTACAGTGACCACCTTAATCAAAATGCTCTGCAACTATTTAATAGAACCTCTGACCCACTCTTCTCTTGCTGCTAAGGTAATCTCTTATTTCACACAGGCAAAGACGAAAGGGTACCACACCAAATCGGATATTGGTATCAGATATGCAGAAAAGCAGCATCGAGTTTTTAATAATGAGACACTGAAAGCAGGACAGAACATCATTGGACTTCAG ATGGGGACAAATAAATTTGCCAGCCAGCAGGGTATGACAGCCTACGGTACCAGACGGCATCTGTATGATTCTAAAACCGGAGTGGAGAAGCCTCTTGACCAGACAACCATTAGCCTCCAAATGGGAACCAACAAAGGAGCATCACAG GCTGGAATGACAGCACCGGGGACACGGAGACACATTGTTGACAGCAAGATGGGCACTGAAAAATTTGACTCCAGTATCGTGTCACTACAGATGGGAACAAATCAGGGGGCCTCACAGAAAGGAATGACTGTGTATGGGCTAAGCCGGCAGGTATGTGATGCAAAGTACTGCTCCCCTTCCAACTTCCCCAACGAAGACGGCATCCAGTTGGCCTGCGACTCAGAATACAGAGAGTGCAACAACCCAGACTACAAACAAATCCAGTCCACGGATGGCAATCGCCCAAGGCAAATCTATCAGGACTTTGAGTAA
- the cnn1 gene encoding calponin-1 isoform X3: protein MDGLKNGIVLCNLINKLQPGSVKKISDSPQNWHQLENIGNFLKAITKYGVKLHDSFEANDLYENCNLTQVQTTLMALASLAKTKGYHTKSDIGIRYAEKQHRVFNNETLKAGQNIIGLQMGTNKFASQQGMTAYGTRRHLYDSKTGVEKPLDQTTISLQMGTNKGASQAGMTAPGTRRHIVDSKMGTEKFDSSIVSLQMGTNQGASQKGMTVYGLSRQVCDAKYCSPSNFPNEDGIQLACDSEYRECNNPDYKQIQSTDGNRPRQIYQDFE from the exons ATGGATGGGCTGAAGAATGGAATTGTATTGTGCAA CCTAATAAATAAACTACAACCTGGCTCCGTGAAGAAGATTAGTGACTCCCCACAGAACTGGCATCAG TTGGAGAATATCGGAAACTTCCTCAAAGCAATCACAAAATATGGTGTGAAGCTTCACGACAGTTTTGAGGCCAACGACTTGTATGAGAATTGCAACTTGACCCAAGTTCAGACCACACTCATGGCCCTAGCCAGCTTG GCAAAGACGAAAGGGTACCACACCAAATCGGATATTGGTATCAGATATGCAGAAAAGCAGCATCGAGTTTTTAATAATGAGACACTGAAAGCAGGACAGAACATCATTGGACTTCAG ATGGGGACAAATAAATTTGCCAGCCAGCAGGGTATGACAGCCTACGGTACCAGACGGCATCTGTATGATTCTAAAACCGGAGTGGAGAAGCCTCTTGACCAGACAACCATTAGCCTCCAAATGGGAACCAACAAAGGAGCATCACAG GCTGGAATGACAGCACCGGGGACACGGAGACACATTGTTGACAGCAAGATGGGCACTGAAAAATTTGACTCCAGTATCGTGTCACTACAGATGGGAACAAATCAGGGGGCCTCACAGAAAGGAATGACTGTGTATGGGCTAAGCCGGCAGGTATGTGATGCAAAGTACTGCTCCCCTTCCAACTTCCCCAACGAAGACGGCATCCAGTTGGCCTGCGACTCAGAATACAGAGAGTGCAACAACCCAGACTACAAACAAATCCAGTCCACGGATGGCAATCGCCCAAGGCAAATCTATCAGGACTTTGAGTAA
- the elof1 gene encoding transcription elongation factor 1 homolog, with amino-acid sequence MGRRKSKRKPPTRKKVLGTLETQFTCPFCNHEKSCDVKMDRARNTGIISCTVCLEEFQTPITYLSEPVDVYSDWIDACEAANQ; translated from the exons ATGGGCCGCAGGAAATCGAAGAGAAAGCCTCCAACCAGGAAGAAAGTGCTTGGCACGTTAGAAACACAGTTCACTTGTCCATTTTGTAACCACGAAAAGTCATGCGATGTTAAGAT GGACCGTGCGCGAAACACGGGTATCATATCCTGCACCGTATGTTTAGAAGAATTCCAGACGCCAATAACAT ATCTgtcggagccagtggatgtatacAGTGATTGGATCGATGCCTGTGAAGCAGCAAACCAATAG
- the acp5 gene encoding tartrate-resistant acid phosphatase type 5 isoform X2: protein MEMAIFVQVALMFPVILHEVTASPSPAAKMDNSKSVRFLALGDWGGLPFAPYTTPVEKTTAHQMGVVAETMGVDFILALGDNFYFSGVSDITDNRFQETFEEIYSAKSLKDVPWFVVAGNHDHSGNVTAQIEYSKVSKRWNFPHYYYDLNFTIAGTNITITILMLDTVLLCGNSDDFLGTEPEGPKDYNVASTQLKWIQDKLKASRSDFLIVAGHYPVWSIAEHGPTKCLVQKLYPLLTQYRVSAYFCGHDHNLQFIQDNNGIGYVLSGAGNFMEYSTKHKHHVPEDWLKFFYADISSLGGFAYVEITPEQMIITFIEALGKSLYQTSIPRRSDR from the exons ATGGCAATATTTGTTCAAGTTGCACTGATGTTCCCAGTCATACTCCATGAAGTTACGGCAAGCCCCAGCCCTGCTGCTAAGATGG ATAACTCCAAATCTGTCCGTTTCTTGGCACTCGGTGATTGGGGTGGGCTCCCATTTGCACCATACACAACACCTGTGGAGAAGACTACAGCCCACCAAATGGGGGTTGTTGCCGAGACCATGGGCGTCGACTTCATTCTGGCATTGGGGGATAACTTCTATTTCAGTGGAGTTAGCGATATTACTGACAACAGATTTCAG GAAACATTTGAGGAAATCTATTCTGCCAAGTCCCTGAAGGACGTACCCTGGTTTGTTGTAGCAGGAAACCATGATCACTCGGGCAATGTAACTGCACAGATCGAATATTCCAAAGTATCCAAGCGATG GAATTTTCCACATTATTACTATGACCTGAATTTCACCATAGCAGGCACCAATATCACCATTACAATACTGATGCTGGATACAGTTCTGTTATGTGGAAACTCTGATGATTTCTTGGGAACGGAACCAGAAGGACCAAAGGATTACAATGTGGCCAGCACACAACTGAAGTGGATTCAGGATAAGTTGAAGGCTTCCAG GTCAGACTTCCTGATTGTGGCTGGTCACTACCCAGTTTGGTCAATTGCGGAGCATGGACCCACCAAGTGtctggttcagaaattgtatccCCTGCTCACTCAGTACAGGGTCAGTGCATACTTCTGTGGACATGACCATAACTTGCAG TTTATTCAGGATAACAATGGGATTGGCTATGTCCTAAGTGGAGCTGGAAACTTCATGGAATACTCAACCAAACATAAGCATCATGTTCCAGAGGATTGGTTGAAATTTTTCTATGCAGATATTAGCTCCTTAGGTGGCTTTGCTTATGTGGAGATAACGCCGGAGCAGATGATCATCACCTTCATCGAGGCCCTTGGTAAATCGCTGTATCAGACCTCCATCCCCAGGCGATCAGACAGATGA
- the acp5 gene encoding tartrate-resistant acid phosphatase type 5 isoform X1, which yields MEFQMAIFVQVALMFPVILHEVTASPSPAAKMDNSKSVRFLALGDWGGLPFAPYTTPVEKTTAHQMGVVAETMGVDFILALGDNFYFSGVSDITDNRFQETFEEIYSAKSLKDVPWFVVAGNHDHSGNVTAQIEYSKVSKRWNFPHYYYDLNFTIAGTNITITILMLDTVLLCGNSDDFLGTEPEGPKDYNVASTQLKWIQDKLKASRSDFLIVAGHYPVWSIAEHGPTKCLVQKLYPLLTQYRVSAYFCGHDHNLQFIQDNNGIGYVLSGAGNFMEYSTKHKHHVPEDWLKFFYADISSLGGFAYVEITPEQMIITFIEALGKSLYQTSIPRRSDR from the exons TTTCAGATGGCAATATTTGTTCAAGTTGCACTGATGTTCCCAGTCATACTCCATGAAGTTACGGCAAGCCCCAGCCCTGCTGCTAAGATGG ATAACTCCAAATCTGTCCGTTTCTTGGCACTCGGTGATTGGGGTGGGCTCCCATTTGCACCATACACAACACCTGTGGAGAAGACTACAGCCCACCAAATGGGGGTTGTTGCCGAGACCATGGGCGTCGACTTCATTCTGGCATTGGGGGATAACTTCTATTTCAGTGGAGTTAGCGATATTACTGACAACAGATTTCAG GAAACATTTGAGGAAATCTATTCTGCCAAGTCCCTGAAGGACGTACCCTGGTTTGTTGTAGCAGGAAACCATGATCACTCGGGCAATGTAACTGCACAGATCGAATATTCCAAAGTATCCAAGCGATG GAATTTTCCACATTATTACTATGACCTGAATTTCACCATAGCAGGCACCAATATCACCATTACAATACTGATGCTGGATACAGTTCTGTTATGTGGAAACTCTGATGATTTCTTGGGAACGGAACCAGAAGGACCAAAGGATTACAATGTGGCCAGCACACAACTGAAGTGGATTCAGGATAAGTTGAAGGCTTCCAG GTCAGACTTCCTGATTGTGGCTGGTCACTACCCAGTTTGGTCAATTGCGGAGCATGGACCCACCAAGTGtctggttcagaaattgtatccCCTGCTCACTCAGTACAGGGTCAGTGCATACTTCTGTGGACATGACCATAACTTGCAG TTTATTCAGGATAACAATGGGATTGGCTATGTCCTAAGTGGAGCTGGAAACTTCATGGAATACTCAACCAAACATAAGCATCATGTTCCAGAGGATTGGTTGAAATTTTTCTATGCAGATATTAGCTCCTTAGGTGGCTTTGCTTATGTGGAGATAACGCCGGAGCAGATGATCATCACCTTCATCGAGGCCCTTGGTAAATCGCTGTATCAGACCTCCATCCCCAGGCGATCAGACAGATGA
- the acp5 gene encoding tartrate-resistant acid phosphatase type 5 isoform X3: protein MKLRQAPALLLRWITPNLSVSWHSVIGVGSHLHHTQHLWRRLQPTKWGLLPRPWASTSFWHWGITSISVELAILLTTDFRNFPHYYYDLNFTIAGTNITITILMLDTVLLCGNSDDFLGTEPEGPKDYNVASTQLKWIQDKLKASRSDFLIVAGHYPVWSIAEHGPTKCLVQKLYPLLTQYRVSAYFCGHDHNLQFIQDNNGIGYVLSGAGNFMEYSTKHKHHVPEDWLKFFYADISSLGGFAYVEITPEQMIITFIEALGKSLYQTSIPRRSDR, encoded by the exons ATGAAGTTACGGCAAGCCCCAGCCCTGCTGCTAAGATGG ATAACTCCAAATCTGTCCGTTTCTTGGCACTCGGTGATTGGGGTGGGCTCCCATTTGCACCATACACAACACCTGTGGAGAAGACTACAGCCCACCAAATGGGGGTTGTTGCCGAGACCATGGGCGTCGACTTCATTCTGGCATTGGGGGATAACTTCTATTTCAGTGGAGTTAGCGATATTACTGACAACAGATTTCAG GAATTTTCCACATTATTACTATGACCTGAATTTCACCATAGCAGGCACCAATATCACCATTACAATACTGATGCTGGATACAGTTCTGTTATGTGGAAACTCTGATGATTTCTTGGGAACGGAACCAGAAGGACCAAAGGATTACAATGTGGCCAGCACACAACTGAAGTGGATTCAGGATAAGTTGAAGGCTTCCAG GTCAGACTTCCTGATTGTGGCTGGTCACTACCCAGTTTGGTCAATTGCGGAGCATGGACCCACCAAGTGtctggttcagaaattgtatccCCTGCTCACTCAGTACAGGGTCAGTGCATACTTCTGTGGACATGACCATAACTTGCAG TTTATTCAGGATAACAATGGGATTGGCTATGTCCTAAGTGGAGCTGGAAACTTCATGGAATACTCAACCAAACATAAGCATCATGTTCCAGAGGATTGGTTGAAATTTTTCTATGCAGATATTAGCTCCTTAGGTGGCTTTGCTTATGTGGAGATAACGCCGGAGCAGATGATCATCACCTTCATCGAGGCCCTTGGTAAATCGCTGTATCAGACCTCCATCCCCAGGCGATCAGACAGATGA